The Leifsonia sp. ZF2019 DNA segment CCGCGGATGCGACGCCCGACGACGCGCTGCTGGCCGCCGCGACGAAGACGGCTGTCGCAGCGCTCCGCTGAGCGAGCCGGCCAGAGGTCAGCCGGCCGCGCCGACCTCGTCCGTCAGCACCCAGTCCGGGCGTACGTAATGGCAGGTGTACCCGCCGGGGTGCTTGCGGAGGTAGTCCTGGTGCTCCTCCTCGGCATCCCAGAACGTGCCGGCGGGCTCGACCTCGGTGACGACCTTGCCCGGCCAACGGCCCGAGGCGTCGACCTCGGCGATGGTCTCGTGGGCGATCCGCTCCTGCTCCGGGGTCAGGTACAGGATAACGGAGCGGTAGCTGCGGCCGATGTCGTTGCCCTGGCGGTCGCGGGTCGTCGGGTCGTGCACCTGGAAGAAGAACTCGAGGAGGTCGCGGTAGGTGATGACCGATGGGTCGAACTCGATCTCGACCGCCTCGGCGTGGTCGCCGTGGTTGCGGTAGGTCGCGTTCGGGGTGTCGCCGCCGGCGTAGCCGACCCGGGTGGCGAGCACGCCGGGCATGTCCCGGATGAGCTCCTGCAGCCCCCAGAAGCAGCCACCGGCGAGGATCGCGCGCTCCGTGGTCATCAGGCACCGGCCTTCTCGGAGCGCGGGACGCTCCGGGAATCGCTGTCGAACGGCTGCTCGGTCGCGGCCTCCTGATCCGTCGTGTTCACGGGCATCTCGTGCGTCCTCTCTGCATCGTTTCGCGCACCCGCAACGGTACTGCGCGCGGCTGTGCGGAGCCAGGGGTACGCATGACGGAGCGGCCCCCGCCAGATTTGGATCGAATGCGGGGTTACGTCGCTTCTTTCGCCACATTTGGTCCAAATCGGTGCCAGCGGAGGGGCGGACTCACAGGGAGTGGGCAGGTCACGGCACGACTGAACGATATATCGTTGAGTATCGTTACCGATTCTTCGGAGGTGGCACCATGAGTGGTTCGTTCCCCGCCGGCGGCTTCGGCCCCGGCATGACGGCAGACGGCATCTGGCAGGCGATGGAGCAGCTGCGCTCCACGTTCGAGAAGCGCGTCGGCACCCGGATGGGCCGTGGCGACGTGCGTGCCGCGGTGCTCGCGCTGCTCGCCGAGAAGCCCATGCACGGGTACCAGATCATCCGCGAGATCGAGGAGCGCAGCGGCGGCAGCTGGAAGCCCAGCGCCGGCTCGGTCTACCCGACCCTCCAGCTGCTGGCCGACGAGGGCCTGCTGACAGCGGAGGAGTCCAACGGCCGCAAGACCTACGCGCTGACCGAGGCCGGGCGCGCCGAGGCCGAGGAGGCCGGAGCGGCGCCGTGGGAGGCCGCGGGTCCCGGTTCGGGAGGCTCCGGCGACGCGTTCGGCGCGCTGCCGAAGGCCGGGATCGAGCTGGCCCAGGCTGCGGCACAGGTGCGCCGGACGGGCACGCCGGAGCAGATCCAGCAGGCGACGACGGTGCTCGACGAGGCACGCCGTCGGCTCTACTCGATCCTCGCTCAGGACTGACGGGGTGACGTCCGTCCCTCCCGCGACCGAGGGAGCTGCGGAGGCGGCAGGTGCGGCCTCCGCCGCGGGGCAGGGCGTGGCGCCGACGGCGGCGGGTGCCACCCGGCGCCGCTACCGCCGCATCCTGCGCTTCGCCGGCTGGAACCTGGCGGTCACCTGGTGGTACGAACTGTTCCTGCCGCGCATCGGACTGGCGCGGGTCGCAGAGCGCACCCGCTCGAAACGCATGCGCCGGTTCGCGCAGCGGTTCCACGTGCTGGCCGTCGAACTCGGCGGCTTGATGATCAAGGTCGGCCAGTTCATGTCCTCTCGCCTGGACGTGCTGCCGCCCGAGATCACGGCCGAGCTCGAGGGGCTGCAGGACGAGGTGCCCCCGGTGCCGTTCGCGGAGATCCGAGCCCTCGCGGAGGCCGAGCTGGGCGTCCCGCTCGCGCGCGCCTTCGCGGCGGTCGATGAGACCCCCGTCGCCGCCGCCTCGCTCGGGCAGGCGCACCGTGCCCGCCTGTCGGCGGCGGATGCGGAGGAGACCGGGCTCGAGGCGGTCGTCATCAAGGTGCAGCGGCCGGGGATCGGAGCGATCGTCGACATCGACCTCGCCGCCCTGCGTCGGGTCGGACGCTGGCTCAGCCACGTGCGGCTCGTCTCCGACCGGGTCGACGCCCCTGAGCTGGTCGAGGAGTTCGCCCGCACCAGCCTGGAGGAGATCGACTACCTGCACGAGGCCGCGAGTGCGGAACGGTTCGCGGAGGACTTCGCCGGCGACGACCGCGTCGCTGCACCCTCCGTGGTCTGGGAGCGGACCACGCGCCGGGTCCTGACGCTTCAGGACGTGACGGCGATCAAGATCACCGACGCGGCCGCACTGCGCGGAGCCGGAATCGACCCGGTCGAGGTCGCCCCCGTGTTCGCGGCCGTGATGTTCGATCAGCTGTTCGCCAACGGGTTCTTCCACGCCGATCCGCACCCGGGCAACATCTTCGTCACGCCGGGGGAGGGCGACGCATCGACAGGCGGCCGCCCATGGCGTCTGACCTTCATCGACTTCGGGATGATGGGAGAGGTGCCGACCACGCTGCGCACCGGCCTCCGCAGACTCCTGATCGCTGCGGCCTCCCGCGACGGCACGGGCCTGGTCGACGCCATGCGCGACATCGGGGTGCTGCTCCCGTCTGCCGACACCGCGCAGCTCGAGCAGGCCATGACCCAGCTGTTCGCGCGCTTCGGAGGCATGGGCTTCGCCGAGCTGCGGGAGGTGGACCCGCGCGAGTTCCGCGACTTCGCCCGCCAGTTCGGCGACGTCGTGCGTTCGCTGCCGTTCCAGTTGCCGGAGAACTTCCTGCTGATCGTGCGTGCCATGTCGCTCACCTCCGGCGTCTGCAGCGCCCTCGACCCCGGCTTCAACCTGTGGGACTCGGTCGAACCGTACGCCGGTCAGCTGCTCCGCGACGAGCAGGGCAACGTCGTCCAGGACTTCGCCACAGAAGCGCTCAGCATCGCCGGCGTCGCCTGGCGCCTCCCGAAACGCATCGACGCCGTGCTCGACCGGGTGGAGGAGGGCAGCATCGCCGTCACCTCCCCGCGTCTCGAACGCCACGTCGAACGGCTGGAACGCACCATCCGCCGCCTGGTCGGCGCCGTCGTCTTCGCGGGCGTGCTCGCATCGGGCGCACTCGTGCGGTCGCAGGACGAAGTGCTCAGCACCGTGCTGATGATCGGCTCCGTGGTGCCGCTGGCGTTCGCGGTGTTCGCGGGGCGGCGGCGGTAAGGGGTCCGCGCCTCCACGCATCCCGGAACCGGTGCGCACCCCATCCCCATGCCGCCTCCCCGGTGCTTGACTGTGGCCGCCATCAGAAGGACACACCCACGCAAGGAGGCGGACGATGGACGAGACAGCACACACGGCGATCGGGATGACCGAGGGGATGCGGGCGGCGAGAGCCGAGACACGGCGGATCATCGAGGGCAACAAGGGCGATTTCGTGGCCGAACAGCGGGAGGTGCTGCTGCGGTTGCACGAGGCGGATCTGATCACGGCCGACGAGGTCGACACCCTCGTGCAGCTGTACCGGCACGTCATCGAGGCGAGCCACGACAAAGGGGATGTGGCGCGCTCGTACTTCGACGCGCGCGGCATCCACGACCGGATGGCGGCGAACGTCGGGACCTCGCCGGTCGCGCTCGTCGTCGCGGGCGCGACCCTGGGCGCCTTCGATGTCGAACCCGACCCGGATGGCGGAGCGCCGACCGTGGTGGTCTACAAGGTGAGCTACGGGGGAGCGCTCGCCGGGATCGGGGCCGGCCTCGGCGCCCTGCTCGGCGGACCGGCGGGCGGCGTGCTCGGCGGTCAGATCGGCGGCTTCATCGGCGGGATCATCGACGACAAGAAGGGCGACAAG contains these protein-coding regions:
- a CDS encoding ABC1 kinase family protein, which codes for MAPTAAGATRRRYRRILRFAGWNLAVTWWYELFLPRIGLARVAERTRSKRMRRFAQRFHVLAVELGGLMIKVGQFMSSRLDVLPPEITAELEGLQDEVPPVPFAEIRALAEAELGVPLARAFAAVDETPVAAASLGQAHRARLSAADAEETGLEAVVIKVQRPGIGAIVDIDLAALRRVGRWLSHVRLVSDRVDAPELVEEFARTSLEEIDYLHEAASAERFAEDFAGDDRVAAPSVVWERTTRRVLTLQDVTAIKITDAAALRGAGIDPVEVAPVFAAVMFDQLFANGFFHADPHPGNIFVTPGEGDASTGGRPWRLTFIDFGMMGEVPTTLRTGLRRLLIAAASRDGTGLVDAMRDIGVLLPSADTAQLEQAMTQLFARFGGMGFAELREVDPREFRDFARQFGDVVRSLPFQLPENFLLIVRAMSLTSGVCSALDPGFNLWDSVEPYAGQLLRDEQGNVVQDFATEALSIAGVAWRLPKRIDAVLDRVEEGSIAVTSPRLERHVERLERTIRRLVGAVVFAGVLASGALVRSQDEVLSTVLMIGSVVPLAFAVFAGRRR
- a CDS encoding PadR family transcriptional regulator, which translates into the protein MSGSFPAGGFGPGMTADGIWQAMEQLRSTFEKRVGTRMGRGDVRAAVLALLAEKPMHGYQIIREIEERSGGSWKPSAGSVYPTLQLLADEGLLTAEESNGRKTYALTEAGRAEAEEAGAAPWEAAGPGSGGSGDAFGALPKAGIELAQAAAQVRRTGTPEQIQQATTVLDEARRRLYSILAQD
- the msrA gene encoding peptide-methionine (S)-S-oxide reductase MsrA; this translates as MTTERAILAGGCFWGLQELIRDMPGVLATRVGYAGGDTPNATYRNHGDHAEAVEIEFDPSVITYRDLLEFFFQVHDPTTRDRQGNDIGRSYRSVILYLTPEQERIAHETIAEVDASGRWPGKVVTEVEPAGTFWDAEEEHQDYLRKHPGGYTCHYVRPDWVLTDEVGAAG